GGCCAAGCAGACGAAGGTCGCCCGCCAGCTGAAGTACAACAGCGGTGGGACTGACCTCTCACGCCTGGCCGAGGAGCTGGGCGCATCGACGTCGAATCCGGCGCCGCCGACTAACGGCGACCGTTTCGAG
The sequence above is drawn from the Streptomyces sp. SAT1 genome and encodes:
- a CDS encoding DUF3073 domain-containing protein; its protein translation is MGRGRAKAKQTKVARQLKYNSGGTDLSRLAEELGASTSNPAPPTNGDRFEDDEQDDDLYARYADLYEDDDEDERGDSSQHRRGA